A genomic region of Klebsiella sp. RIT-PI-d contains the following coding sequences:
- a CDS encoding general stress protein, with translation MANHRGGSGNFAENRERASEAGRKGGQQSGGNFKNDPQRASEAGKKGGKSSRNSSS, from the coding sequence ATGGCAAACCATCGTGGTGGCTCTGGCAACTTTGCAGAGAACCGGGAAAGAGCATCAGAAGCAGGCCGTAAAGGTGGTCAGCAGAGCGGCGGGAATTTTAAGAACGATCCTCAGCGCGCCTCTGAAGCTGGCAAAAAAGGGGGTAAGAGCAGTCGTAATAGCAGTAGCTAG
- a CDS encoding YccJ family protein, with product MSTQESKAHRVGEWASLRNTSPEIAEAIFELADYDETLVEKIWEEGNDEVLVRAFEKTDKDSLFWGEQTIERKNV from the coding sequence ATGTCTACTCAAGAATCGAAAGCGCATCGCGTAGGTGAATGGGCCAGTTTACGTAATACCTCGCCTGAGATTGCGGAAGCTATCTTTGAACTGGCTGACTACGATGAAACGCTGGTCGAGAAAATCTGGGAAGAAGGCAATGACGAAGTGCTGGTCCGTGCCTTTGAGAAAACGGATAAAGACTCGCTGTTCTGGGGTGAGCAGACCATTGAACGTAAGAACGTGTAA
- a CDS encoding lysozyme inhibitor LprI family protein, with protein sequence MKRMTLLITSVLFSIPAFADDCGNAATQLEMNQCSGQQYLAADKKLNETWKTVLSRAEAPQKELFKKAQQKWIALRDADCELVASATEGGSVQPLIRNQCMTEKTEERNAWLGSMLQCEEGDLSCPLPPAR encoded by the coding sequence ATGAAGCGAATGACGTTGCTGATAACCAGCGTGCTATTCAGCATCCCGGCTTTTGCCGACGACTGTGGCAATGCCGCTACACAGCTGGAGATGAACCAGTGTAGTGGGCAACAGTATCTGGCTGCCGATAAAAAATTAAATGAGACCTGGAAAACGGTGCTGAGTCGTGCAGAAGCTCCACAAAAGGAATTATTTAAAAAGGCGCAGCAAAAATGGATCGCCCTGCGCGATGCCGATTGCGAACTGGTCGCCTCAGCGACTGAAGGAGGAAGCGTTCAGCCGCTTATTCGCAACCAGTGCATGACCGAAAAGACAGAAGAGCGCAACGCCTGGCTGGGTTCGATGCTGCAATGCGAAGAGGGGGATTTAAGCTGCCCGCTGCCACCAGCCCGTTAG
- the putA gene encoding trifunctional transcriptional regulator/proline dehydrogenase/L-glutamate gamma-semialdehyde dehydrogenase — protein sequence MATTTMGVKLDDATRERIKAAANRIDRTPHWLIKQAIFNYLEQLESNEPVAEFPALHGNMAEQDDAPAHVDEIHQPFLDFAEQILPQSVNRAAITAAWRRPESEAVSMLLEQARLPQAIDEKSHKLAHRLAQTLRQQKNASGRAGMVQSLLQEFSLSSQEGVALMCLAEALLRIPDKATRDALIRDKISNGNWQSHIGRSPSLFVNAATWGLLFTGRLVSTHNESNLSHSLNRIIGKSGEPLIRKGVDMAMRLMGEQFVTGETISAALANARKLEEKGFRYSYDMLGEAALTATDADAYMVSYQQAIHAIGKASNGRGIYEGPGISIKLSALHPRYSRAQYDRVMDELYPRLKSLTLLARQYDVGINIDAEEADRLEISLDLLEKLCFEPELEGWNGIGFVIQAYLKRCPFVIDYLIDLATRSRRRLMIRLVKGAYWDSEIKRAQMEGLEGYPVYTRKVYTDVSYLACAKKLLAAPNLIYPQFATHNAHTLAAIYHLAGQNYYPGQYEFQCLHGMGEPLYEQVVGKVADGKLNRPCRIYAPVGTHETLLAYLVRRLLENGANTSFVNRIADTTLPLDELVANPVTAVEKLAVQEGEIGLPHPKIPLPRDLYGTGRLNSAGLDLANEHRLASLSSALLNSAAQKWLALPVLAEAVEEGEMTPLVNPAEPGDIVGFVRESSDAEVDRALTHALNQAPVWFATPPQERAAILQRAAVLMEDRMQTLIGILVREAGKTFSNAIAEVREAVDFLHYYAGQVRDDFDNETHRPLGPVVCISPWNFPLAIFTGQIAAALAAGNTVLAKPAEQTPLIAAQGVAILLEAGVPPGVVQLLPGRGESVGARLTADERVRGVMFTGSTDVASLLQRSVATRLDAQGRPTPLIAETGGLNAMIVDSSALTEQVVIDVLASAFDSAGQRCSALRVLCIQEDAADHTLTMLRGAMAECRMGNPGRLSTDIGPVIDAEAKANIERHIQEMRAKGRPVFQAARDVGSDSREWRSGTFIPPTLIELDSVDEIKKEIFGPVLHVVRYARRELPQLLEQINAAGYGLTLGVHTRIDETIAQVTGKAKVGNLYVNRNMVGAVVGVQPFGGEGLSGTGPKAGGPLYLYRLLASRPQNAPATTLARQDGERPVDAQMKTLLIQPLIALTAWSADRPALQILCQHFSEQAQTGTQRLLPGPTGERNTWTLMPRENVLCLADNAEDTLVQLAAVMAVGGRSIWPEGALHRDLYQQLPAQVQARIDFIALQNIASEEMDAVIFHGDSDKLRELCEDIARREGAIIPLLGFARGETDIPLERLYIERSLSINTAAAGGNASLMTIG from the coding sequence CGACGTCCGGAAAGCGAAGCGGTTTCAATGCTGCTGGAACAGGCGCGCCTCCCGCAGGCCATTGATGAAAAGTCGCATAAACTGGCTCACCGGCTGGCGCAAACCCTACGCCAGCAAAAGAATGCCAGCGGTCGGGCCGGTATGGTCCAGAGCCTGCTACAGGAGTTTTCGCTCTCATCGCAGGAAGGCGTGGCGTTGATGTGTCTCGCTGAAGCCCTGCTGCGTATCCCGGATAAGGCCACCCGCGATGCGCTAATCCGCGACAAAATCAGTAATGGCAACTGGCAATCGCACATTGGCCGTAGCCCGTCGCTGTTTGTTAATGCTGCCACCTGGGGTCTGCTGTTCACCGGCCGCCTGGTGTCCACGCATAACGAATCCAATCTTTCACACTCGCTTAACCGGATCATCGGTAAGAGCGGTGAACCGCTGATCCGCAAAGGCGTGGATATGGCGATGCGTCTGATGGGCGAGCAGTTTGTGACCGGCGAAACCATTTCTGCGGCGCTGGCAAATGCCCGTAAGCTGGAAGAAAAAGGCTTTCGCTACTCTTACGATATGCTGGGCGAAGCCGCACTGACCGCCACAGATGCCGATGCCTATATGGTGTCTTATCAGCAGGCGATTCATGCTATCGGTAAAGCCTCTAACGGACGCGGGATCTACGAAGGTCCGGGAATTTCCATCAAGCTTTCTGCCCTGCATCCTCGCTACAGCCGCGCGCAGTATGACCGGGTGATGGACGAACTTTATCCACGTCTTAAATCGCTCACGCTATTAGCTCGTCAGTATGATGTCGGGATCAACATTGATGCTGAAGAGGCCGATCGGCTGGAGATCTCCCTCGATCTTCTGGAAAAACTCTGTTTTGAGCCAGAACTGGAAGGCTGGAACGGAATTGGTTTTGTGATCCAGGCGTATTTGAAGCGCTGTCCGTTCGTCATTGATTATCTGATAGATCTCGCCACCCGCAGTCGTCGTCGGCTGATGATCCGTCTGGTAAAAGGTGCGTACTGGGATAGCGAAATTAAACGGGCGCAAATGGAAGGGCTGGAAGGGTATCCGGTCTATACCCGCAAGGTGTATACCGATGTATCTTACCTCGCCTGCGCTAAAAAACTGCTGGCGGCGCCTAATCTGATCTATCCGCAGTTTGCCACCCATAATGCGCATACCCTGGCGGCAATTTACCATCTGGCCGGGCAAAACTACTATCCGGGACAGTATGAGTTCCAGTGTCTGCACGGGATGGGTGAGCCGCTGTATGAGCAGGTGGTAGGAAAAGTGGCCGACGGCAAACTTAATCGTCCCTGCCGCATTTATGCTCCGGTTGGCACCCACGAAACGCTGCTGGCCTATCTGGTTCGCCGCCTGCTGGAGAATGGCGCGAATACCTCTTTCGTCAACCGTATCGCTGATACCACCCTGCCGCTTGACGAGCTGGTGGCAAACCCGGTGACCGCCGTCGAAAAGCTGGCGGTTCAGGAAGGTGAAATAGGTCTGCCGCATCCAAAAATCCCGCTGCCGCGGGATCTGTATGGTACCGGACGCCTGAACTCTGCCGGGCTGGATCTGGCGAATGAACATCGTCTGGCGTCGCTTTCTTCGGCATTACTCAATAGCGCGGCGCAAAAATGGCTGGCGCTTCCGGTGCTGGCAGAAGCGGTTGAAGAAGGTGAGATGACACCGCTGGTGAACCCGGCCGAGCCGGGCGATATTGTTGGTTTTGTGCGTGAGTCCAGCGATGCCGAAGTTGATCGCGCCCTGACCCACGCGCTTAATCAGGCTCCGGTGTGGTTCGCCACGCCGCCGCAGGAGCGCGCTGCTATCCTGCAACGCGCAGCGGTGCTGATGGAAGACCGAATGCAAACACTGATCGGTATTCTGGTACGCGAAGCAGGAAAAACGTTCAGCAATGCCATTGCCGAAGTACGCGAAGCGGTAGACTTCCTGCATTATTATGCGGGACAGGTGCGCGATGATTTTGACAACGAAACCCATCGTCCGCTGGGACCCGTGGTGTGTATCAGTCCGTGGAACTTCCCGCTGGCTATCTTCACCGGACAAATTGCCGCCGCGCTGGCCGCGGGTAACACCGTGCTGGCTAAACCCGCGGAGCAGACGCCGCTGATTGCCGCTCAGGGCGTGGCGATCCTGCTTGAGGCAGGCGTTCCGCCCGGCGTAGTGCAGCTGCTGCCGGGACGCGGTGAGAGCGTGGGTGCGCGTCTTACTGCCGACGAGCGCGTACGGGGAGTGATGTTTACCGGCTCCACTGATGTGGCCAGTCTGCTCCAGCGCAGCGTTGCTACGCGGCTGGATGCGCAGGGCCGTCCGACGCCGCTTATCGCGGAAACCGGCGGACTTAACGCGATGATTGTTGACTCCTCGGCGCTCACTGAGCAAGTGGTGATAGACGTGCTGGCCTCCGCATTTGACAGCGCCGGTCAGCGCTGCTCGGCGCTAAGGGTATTGTGTATTCAGGAGGATGCCGCCGATCATACGTTAACCATGCTGCGCGGTGCGATGGCTGAGTGCAGGATGGGCAATCCGGGGCGTCTGAGTACCGACATCGGTCCGGTGATCGATGCTGAAGCCAAAGCCAACATTGAGCGTCATATCCAGGAAATGCGCGCCAAAGGACGTCCCGTTTTTCAGGCTGCCCGCGATGTCGGCAGCGACAGCCGTGAATGGCGCAGCGGCACGTTTATTCCGCCAACGCTGATTGAACTGGACAGCGTGGATGAGATTAAAAAAGAGATTTTTGGTCCGGTGCTACACGTCGTACGCTACGCGCGTCGCGAACTGCCGCAGCTGCTGGAGCAGATTAATGCCGCGGGTTATGGTCTGACCCTGGGCGTTCATACCCGAATTGATGAAACCATTGCTCAGGTGACAGGTAAAGCAAAAGTAGGCAACCTCTACGTTAACCGTAATATGGTGGGCGCGGTGGTCGGCGTACAGCCGTTTGGCGGAGAAGGTTTGTCCGGAACCGGTCCGAAAGCGGGTGGGCCACTGTATTTATATCGCCTGTTGGCCAGTCGCCCGCAAAATGCGCCTGCCACCACCCTCGCCCGTCAGGATGGCGAACGTCCGGTTGATGCACAGATGAAAACGCTACTGATCCAGCCGCTTATCGCGCTGACGGCGTGGTCCGCTGACCGCCCTGCTCTTCAGATCCTGTGCCAGCATTTTAGCGAACAGGCGCAAACCGGCACCCAGCGCCTGCTGCCGGGGCCTACCGGCGAGCGTAATACCTGGACCCTGATGCCACGTGAAAATGTGCTTTGTCTGGCAGATAATGCAGAAGATACGCTGGTCCAGCTTGCTGCCGTCATGGCGGTGGGTGGTCGTAGCATATGGCCAGAAGGCGCACTACATCGCGATCTCTATCAACAGCTTCCGGCGCAGGTGCAGGCTCGTATCGATTTTATAGCGCTGCAAAATATCGCGTCAGAAGAGATGGATGCCGTTATTTTCCACGGCGATTCGGATAAGCTACGTGAGCTGTGTGAGGACATTGCCCGCCGCGAAGGAGCAATCATTCCCCTGCTCGGCTTTGCCCGCGGTGAGACAGATATTCCGCTGGAGCGCCTCTACATTGAGCGTTCTCTGAGCATCAACACTGCCGCCGCAGGCGGAAACGCCAGCCTGATGACCATTGGTTAA